A genomic window from Aquila chrysaetos chrysaetos chromosome 9, bAquChr1.4, whole genome shotgun sequence includes:
- the NEFH gene encoding neurofilament heavy polypeptide isoform X2, translated as MSLMLETLLGPPGGLRKEPGRAPPRSAASSGFHSWPGPVVGRARAGGGGGSAAASSTESLDSLNGEPRARNEKELLQVLNDRFAGYIERVRALEQQNRALAAEAAALRQQQAGRSAMGELYARELRDMRGTLLRLGAEKGQLRLERSRLAEDVAALRGRLEEEARQRTELEAAARGLAQRSAQAERARGPLEERARALREEAELLRRQHRAEVGALLRGARPEPPAEPPAALRPGVTAALRDLRAQLEGTAARSTLQAEEWFRVRLDKLSEVAKVNTDAIRLAQEEICEYRRQLQSKTTELEALKGTQESLERQRQDSEERHHADVLSYQETIQQLDSELRNTKWEMAAQLREYQDLLNVKMALDIEIAAYRKLLEGEEYRIESGFGMVSFPEVVPKAPSITANIKVKSEEKIKVVEKSEKETVIVEEQTEEIQVTEEVTEEEEAAEKEAEEEKAEEKEEEEEEKPEAEGEGEAKSPAKEEAKSPEKPESPSKEEAKSPAVKSPEKPATPSKEEAKSPAVKSPEKPATPSKEEAKSPAVKSPEKPAPPSKEEAKSPAVKSPEKPAPPSKEEAKSPAVKSPEKPAPPSKEEAKSPAVKSPEKPATPSKEEAKSPAVKSPEKPAPPSKEEAKSPAVKSPEKPATPSKEEAKSPAVKSPEKPATPSKEEAKSPAVKSPEKPATPSKEEAKSPVVKSPEKPAPPSKEEAKTPAMKSPEKPAPPSKEEAKTPTVKSPEKPSPPSKEEAKTAAVKSPEKPTPPSKEEAKTPAVKSPEKVKSPVKEEAKSPQKEVAPAKEPTPSPPKEPKAPAKEEQPKEVKAPSKPGAEEGRKEEAPKKDVPAKVEEKPKEKAAAVPEPPAPQVKETTKPGPKPAEEGKAEKKALPKPQQEVSKAAAKEAEKPKAEEKAEEPKKEKAEEPKKEKAEEKAEEPKKEKAEEPKKEKAEEPKAKAKPKDEPKASKEPPKAEAPSSKEAKAPEPAPTTGKK; from the exons ATGAGCCTGATGCTGGAGACGCTGCTGGGCCCCCCGGGGGGGCTCCGCAAGGAGCCGGGCCGCGCTCCCCCGCGCTCCGCCGCCTCCAGCGGCTTCCACTCGTGGCCGGGACCGGTGGTGGGGCGGGCtcgggccgggggcggcggcggcagcgcggccGCTTCCTCCACCGAGAGCCTGGACTCGCTGAACGGCGAACCGCGGGCGCGGAACGagaaggagctgctgcaggtgcTGAACGATCGCTTCGCCGGTTACATCGAGCGGGTGCGGGCGCTGGAGCAGCAGAACCGGGCGCtggcggcggaggcggcggctcTGCGGCAGCAGCAGGCGGGACGCTCGGCCATGGGCGAGCTGTACGCGCGGGAGCTGCGCGACATGCGGGGAACCCTCCTGCGCCTGGGGGCCGAGAAGGGGCAACTGCGGCTGGAGCGGTCGCGCCTGGCCGAGGACGTGGCCGCCTTGCGGGggcggctggaggaggaggcccgGCAGCGAACCGAGCTGGAGGCGGCGGCCCGCGGGCTGGCCCAACGCTCCGCGCAGGCGGAACGGGCTCGGGGCCCCTTAGAGGAGCGAGCCCGAGCCCTGCGGGAGGAGGCCGAGCTGCTGCGGAGGCAGCACCGGGCCGAGGTGGGCGCGTTGCTGCGCGGGGCCCGCCCCGAGCCCCCCGCcgagccccccgccgccctgcgGCCCGGGGTCACCGCCGCCCTCCGCGATCTGCGCGCCCAGCTGGAGGGGACGGCGGCCCGCAGCACCCTGCAGGCCGAAGAGTGGTTCCGCG TGAGGCTGGACAAGCTCTCGGAGGTTGCCAAGGTGAACACGGATGCCATCCGCTTGGCTCAGGAGGAGATCTGCGAGTACCGCCGCCAGCTCCAGTCCAAGACCACCGAGCTCGAAGCCCTCAAAGGGACCCAGGAGTCActggagaggcagagacagGACTCGGAGGAACGCCATCATGCAGATGTCCTGTCCTACCAG GAAACCATCCAGCAGCTTGACAGCGAGCTGAGGAACACCAAGTGGGAGATGGCAGCTCAGCTCAGGGAGTACCAGGATCTGCTCAATGTCAAAATGGCTCTGGACATTGAAATTGCTGCCTATAG AAAGCTCTTGGAAGGGGAGGAATATCGGATCGAGTCTGGCTTTGGGATGGTCTCTTTCCCCGAGGTGGTTCCCAAGGCTCCCAGCATCACTGCCAACATCAAGGTGAAGAGTGAGGAGAAGATCAAGGTAGTGGAAAAATCTGAGAAGGAGACGGTGATTGTGGAGGAGCAGACAGAGGAAATCCAGGTGACTGAGGAGgtcacagaggaggaggaggcagctgagAAAGAGGCTGAAGAGgagaaagctgaagagaaggaggaagaagaagaggagaaacctGAAGCAGAGGGTGAAGGGGAGGCCAAGTCTCCTGCAAAAGAGGAGGCCAAGTCCCCAGAGAAACCTGAGTCTCCCTCAAAGGAGGAG GCCAAGAGCCCGGCTGTCAAATCCCCAGAAAAGCCTGCAACCCCCTCGAAAGAGGAGGCCAAGAGCCCGGCTGTCAAATCCCCAGAAAAGCCTGCAACCCCCTCGAAAGAGGAGGCCAAGAGCCCGGCTGTCAAATCCCCAGAAAAGCCTGCACCCCCCTCGAAAGAGGAGGCCAAGAGCCCGGCTGTCAAATCCCCAGAAAAGCCTGCACCCCCCTCAAAAGAGGAGGCCAAGAGCCCGGCTGTCAAATCCCCAGAAAAGCCTGCACCCCCCTCGAAAGAGGAGGCCAAGAGCCCGGCTGTCAAATCCCCAGAAAAGCCTGCAACCCCCTCGAAAGAAGAGGCCAAGAGCCCGGCTGTCAAATCCCCAGAAAAGCCTGCACCCCCCTCGAAAGAGGAGGCCAAGAGCCCGGCTGTCAAATCCCCAGAAAAGCCTGCAACCCCCTCGAAAGAAGAGGCCAAGAGCCCGGCTGTCAAATCCCCAGAAAAGCCTGCAACCCCCTCGAAAGAAGAGGCCAAGAGCCCGGCTGTCAAATCCCCAGAAAAGCCTGCAACCCCCTCAAAGGAAGAGGCCAAGAGCCCTGTGGTGAAGTCCCCAGAGAAACCCGCACCCCCCTCAAAAGAGGAGGCCAAGACCCCAGCGATGAAGTCCCCAGAGAAACCTGCACCCCCATCAAAGGAGGAGGCCAAGACCCCGACAGTGAAGTCCCCTGAGAAACCCTCACCCCCCTCGAAAGAGGAGGCCAAGACTGCAGCTGTCAAATCCCCAGAGAAACCTACACCCCCCTCAAAGGAGGAGGCCAAGACCCCAGCTGTGAAGTCCCCCGAGAAAGTCAAATCTCCTGTGAAGGAGGAGGCCAAGTCTCCGCAGAAGGAAGTGGCCCCGGCCAAGGAGCCCACCCCCTCGCCTCCAAAGGAGCCGAAAGCCCCTGCAAAGGAAGAGCAGCCCAAGGAGGTGAAGGCTCCTTCCAAGCCTGGAGCTGAGGAGGGCAGGAAAGAGGAAGCTCCCAAGAAAGATGTCCCAGCCAAGGTGGAGGAGAAGCCCAAAGAGAAGGCGGCTGCTGTGCCAGAGCCTCCGGCCCCACAGGTGAAGGAGACCACCAAGCCGGGCCCCAAACCTGCGGaagaaggaaaggctgagaagaaGGCTCTGCCAAAACCTCAGCAGGAGGTCAGCAAAGCGGCTGCAAAGGAGGCTGAGAAGCCAAAGGCTGAGGAGAAGGCGGAGGAGCCCAAGAAGGAGAAGGCGGAGGAGCCCaagaaggagaaggctgaggagaAGGCGGAGGAGCCCaagaaggagaaggcagaggagcccaagaaggagaaggcagaggagcccaaagctaaagcaaaacccaaagatGAACCCAAAGCCAGTAAAGAGCCCCCCAAGGCCGAGGCCCCCTCCAGCAAGGAGGCCAAAGCCCCAGAGCCGGCACCCACCACAGGGAAGAAGTGA
- the NEFH gene encoding neurofilament heavy polypeptide isoform X4: protein MSLMLETLLGPPGGLRKEPGRAPPRSAASSGFHSWPGPVVGRARAGGGGGSAAASSTESLDSLNGEPRARNEKELLQVLNDRFAGYIERVRALEQQNRALAAEAAALRQQQAGRSAMGELYARELRDMRGTLLRLGAEKGQLRLERSRLAEDVAALRGRLEEEARQRTELEAAARGLAQRSAQAERARGPLEERARALREEAELLRRQHRAEVGALLRGARPEPPAEPPAALRPGVTAALRDLRAQLEGTAARSTLQAEEWFRVRLDKLSEVAKVNTDAIRLAQEEICEYRRQLQSKTTELEALKGTQESLERQRQDSEERHHADVLSYQETIQQLDSELRNTKWEMAAQLREYQDLLNVKMALDIEIAAYRKLLEGEEYRIESGFGMVSFPEVVPKAPSITANIKVKSEEKIKVVEKSEKETVIVEEQTEEIQVTEEVTEEEEAAEKEAEEEKAEEKEEEEEEKPEAEGEGEAKSPAKEEAKSPEKPESPSKEEAKSPAVKSPEKPATPSKEEAKSPAVKSPEKPATPSKEEAKSPAVKSPEKPATPSKEEAKSPAVKSPEKPAPPSKEEAKSPAVKSPEKPAPPSKEEAKSPAVKSPEKPAPPSKEEAKSPAVKSPEKPATPSKEEAKSPAVKSPEKPAPPSKEEAKSPAVKSPEKPATPSKEEAKSPAVKSPEKPATPSKEEAKSPAVKSPEKPATPSKEEAKSPVVKSPEKPAPPSKEEAKTPAMKSPEKPAPPSKEEAKTPTVKSPEKPSPPSKEEAKTAAVKSPEKPTPPSKEEAKTPAVKSPEKVKSPVKEEAKSPQKEVAPAKEPTPSPPKEPKAPAKEEQPKEVKAPSKPGAEEGRKEEAPKKDVPAKVEEKPKEKAAAVPEPPAPQVKETTKPGPKPAEEGKAEKKALPKPQQEVSKAAAKEAEKPKAEEKAEEPKKEKAEEPKAKAKPKDEPKASKEPPKAEAPSSKEAKAPEPAPTTGKK from the exons ATGAGCCTGATGCTGGAGACGCTGCTGGGCCCCCCGGGGGGGCTCCGCAAGGAGCCGGGCCGCGCTCCCCCGCGCTCCGCCGCCTCCAGCGGCTTCCACTCGTGGCCGGGACCGGTGGTGGGGCGGGCtcgggccgggggcggcggcggcagcgcggccGCTTCCTCCACCGAGAGCCTGGACTCGCTGAACGGCGAACCGCGGGCGCGGAACGagaaggagctgctgcaggtgcTGAACGATCGCTTCGCCGGTTACATCGAGCGGGTGCGGGCGCTGGAGCAGCAGAACCGGGCGCtggcggcggaggcggcggctcTGCGGCAGCAGCAGGCGGGACGCTCGGCCATGGGCGAGCTGTACGCGCGGGAGCTGCGCGACATGCGGGGAACCCTCCTGCGCCTGGGGGCCGAGAAGGGGCAACTGCGGCTGGAGCGGTCGCGCCTGGCCGAGGACGTGGCCGCCTTGCGGGggcggctggaggaggaggcccgGCAGCGAACCGAGCTGGAGGCGGCGGCCCGCGGGCTGGCCCAACGCTCCGCGCAGGCGGAACGGGCTCGGGGCCCCTTAGAGGAGCGAGCCCGAGCCCTGCGGGAGGAGGCCGAGCTGCTGCGGAGGCAGCACCGGGCCGAGGTGGGCGCGTTGCTGCGCGGGGCCCGCCCCGAGCCCCCCGCcgagccccccgccgccctgcgGCCCGGGGTCACCGCCGCCCTCCGCGATCTGCGCGCCCAGCTGGAGGGGACGGCGGCCCGCAGCACCCTGCAGGCCGAAGAGTGGTTCCGCG TGAGGCTGGACAAGCTCTCGGAGGTTGCCAAGGTGAACACGGATGCCATCCGCTTGGCTCAGGAGGAGATCTGCGAGTACCGCCGCCAGCTCCAGTCCAAGACCACCGAGCTCGAAGCCCTCAAAGGGACCCAGGAGTCActggagaggcagagacagGACTCGGAGGAACGCCATCATGCAGATGTCCTGTCCTACCAG GAAACCATCCAGCAGCTTGACAGCGAGCTGAGGAACACCAAGTGGGAGATGGCAGCTCAGCTCAGGGAGTACCAGGATCTGCTCAATGTCAAAATGGCTCTGGACATTGAAATTGCTGCCTATAG AAAGCTCTTGGAAGGGGAGGAATATCGGATCGAGTCTGGCTTTGGGATGGTCTCTTTCCCCGAGGTGGTTCCCAAGGCTCCCAGCATCACTGCCAACATCAAGGTGAAGAGTGAGGAGAAGATCAAGGTAGTGGAAAAATCTGAGAAGGAGACGGTGATTGTGGAGGAGCAGACAGAGGAAATCCAGGTGACTGAGGAGgtcacagaggaggaggaggcagctgagAAAGAGGCTGAAGAGgagaaagctgaagagaaggaggaagaagaagaggagaaacctGAAGCAGAGGGTGAAGGGGAGGCCAAGTCTCCTGCAAAAGAGGAGGCCAAGTCCCCAGAGAAACCTGAGTCTCCCTCAAAGGAGGAGGCCAAGAGCCCGGCTGTCAAGTCCCCAGAAAAACCTGCAACCCCCTCAAAGGAAGAGGCCAAGAGCCCGGCTGTCAAATCCCCAGAAAAGCCTGCAACCCCCTCGAAAGAGGAGGCCAAGAGCCCGGCTGTCAAATCCCCAGAAAAGCCTGCAACCCCCTCGAAAGAGGAGGCCAAGAGCCCGGCTGTCAAATCCCCAGAAAAGCCTGCACCCCCCTCGAAAGAGGAGGCCAAGAGCCCGGCTGTCAAATCCCCAGAAAAGCCTGCACCCCCCTCAAAAGAGGAGGCCAAGAGCCCGGCTGTCAAATCCCCAGAAAAGCCTGCACCCCCCTCGAAAGAGGAGGCCAAGAGCCCGGCTGTCAAATCCCCAGAAAAGCCTGCAACCCCCTCGAAAGAAGAGGCCAAGAGCCCGGCTGTCAAATCCCCAGAAAAGCCTGCACCCCCCTCGAAAGAGGAGGCCAAGAGCCCGGCTGTCAAATCCCCAGAAAAGCCTGCAACCCCCTCGAAAGAAGAGGCCAAGAGCCCGGCTGTCAAATCCCCAGAAAAGCCTGCAACCCCCTCGAAAGAAGAGGCCAAGAGCCCGGCTGTCAAATCCCCAGAAAAGCCTGCAACCCCCTCAAAGGAAGAGGCCAAGAGCCCTGTGGTGAAGTCCCCAGAGAAACCCGCACCCCCCTCAAAAGAGGAGGCCAAGACCCCAGCGATGAAGTCCCCAGAGAAACCTGCACCCCCATCAAAGGAGGAGGCCAAGACCCCGACAGTGAAGTCCCCTGAGAAACCCTCACCCCCCTCGAAAGAGGAGGCCAAGACTGCAGCTGTCAAATCCCCAGAGAAACCTACACCCCCCTCAAAGGAGGAGGCCAAGACCCCAGCTGTGAAGTCCCCCGAGAAAGTCAAATCTCCTGTGAAGGAGGAGGCCAAGTCTCCGCAGAAGGAAGTGGCCCCGGCCAAGGAGCCCACCCCCTCGCCTCCAAAGGAGCCGAAAGCCCCTGCAAAGGAAGAGCAGCCCAAGGAGGTGAAGGCTCCTTCCAAGCCTGGAGCTGAGGAGGGCAGGAAAGAGGAAGCTCCCAAGAAAGATGTCCCAGCCAAGGTGGAGGAGAAGCCCAAAGAGAAGGCGGCTGCTGTGCCAGAGCCTCCGGCCCCACAGGTGAAGGAGACCACCAAGCCGGGCCCCAAACCTGCGGaagaaggaaaggctgagaagaaGGCTCTGCCAAAACCTCAGCAGGAGGTCAGCAAAGCGGCTGCAAAGGAGGCTGAGAAGCCAAAGGCTGAGGAGAAGGCGGAGGAGCCCAAGAAGGAGAAG gcagaggagcccaaagctaaagcaaaacccaaagatGAACCCAAAGCCAGTAAAGAGCCCCCCAAGGCCGAGGCCCCCTCCAGCAAGGAGGCCAAAGCCCCAGAGCCGGCACCCACCACAGGGAAGAAGTGA
- the NEFH gene encoding neurofilament heavy polypeptide isoform X3 produces MSLMLETLLGPPGGLRKEPGRAPPRSAASSGFHSWPGPVVGRARAGGGGGSAAASSTESLDSLNGEPRARNEKELLQVLNDRFAGYIERVRALEQQNRALAAEAAALRQQQAGRSAMGELYARELRDMRGTLLRLGAEKGQLRLERSRLAEDVAALRGRLEEEARQRTELEAAARGLAQRSAQAERARGPLEERARALREEAELLRRQHRAEVGALLRGARPEPPAEPPAALRPGVTAALRDLRAQLEGTAARSTLQAEEWFRVRLDKLSEVAKVNTDAIRLAQEEICEYRRQLQSKTTELEALKGTQESLERQRQDSEERHHADVLSYQETIQQLDSELRNTKWEMAAQLREYQDLLNVKMALDIEIAAYRKLLEGEEYRIESGFGMVSFPEVVPKAPSITANIKVKSEEKIKVVEKSEKETVIVEEQTEEIQVTEEVTEEEEAAEKEAEEEKAEEKEEEEEEKPEAEGEGEAKSPAKEEAKSPEKPESPSKEEAKSPAVKSPEKPATPSKEEAKSPAVKSPEKPATPSKEEAKSPAVKSPEKPATPSKEEAKSPAVKSPEKPAPPSKEEAKSPAVKSPEKPAPPSKEEAKSPAVKSPEKPAPPSKEEAKSPAVKSPEKPATPSKEEAKSPAVKSPEKPAPPSKEEAKSPAVKSPEKPATPSKEEAKSPAVKSPEKPATPSKEEAKSPAVKSPEKPATPSKEEAKSPVVKSPEKPAPPSKEEAKTPAMKSPEKPAPPSKEEAKTPTVKSPEKPSPPSKEEAKTAAVKSPEKPTPPSKEEAKTPAVKSPEKVKSPVKEEAKSPQKEVAPAKEPTPSPPKEPKAPAKEEQPKEVKAPSKPGAEEGRKEEAPKKDVPAKVEEKPKEKAAAVPEPPAPQVKETTKPGPKPAEEGKAEKKALPKPQQEVSKAAAKEAEKPKAEEKAEEPKKEKAEEPKKEKAEEPKAKAKPKDEPKASKEPPKAEAPSSKEAKAPEPAPTTGKK; encoded by the exons ATGAGCCTGATGCTGGAGACGCTGCTGGGCCCCCCGGGGGGGCTCCGCAAGGAGCCGGGCCGCGCTCCCCCGCGCTCCGCCGCCTCCAGCGGCTTCCACTCGTGGCCGGGACCGGTGGTGGGGCGGGCtcgggccgggggcggcggcggcagcgcggccGCTTCCTCCACCGAGAGCCTGGACTCGCTGAACGGCGAACCGCGGGCGCGGAACGagaaggagctgctgcaggtgcTGAACGATCGCTTCGCCGGTTACATCGAGCGGGTGCGGGCGCTGGAGCAGCAGAACCGGGCGCtggcggcggaggcggcggctcTGCGGCAGCAGCAGGCGGGACGCTCGGCCATGGGCGAGCTGTACGCGCGGGAGCTGCGCGACATGCGGGGAACCCTCCTGCGCCTGGGGGCCGAGAAGGGGCAACTGCGGCTGGAGCGGTCGCGCCTGGCCGAGGACGTGGCCGCCTTGCGGGggcggctggaggaggaggcccgGCAGCGAACCGAGCTGGAGGCGGCGGCCCGCGGGCTGGCCCAACGCTCCGCGCAGGCGGAACGGGCTCGGGGCCCCTTAGAGGAGCGAGCCCGAGCCCTGCGGGAGGAGGCCGAGCTGCTGCGGAGGCAGCACCGGGCCGAGGTGGGCGCGTTGCTGCGCGGGGCCCGCCCCGAGCCCCCCGCcgagccccccgccgccctgcgGCCCGGGGTCACCGCCGCCCTCCGCGATCTGCGCGCCCAGCTGGAGGGGACGGCGGCCCGCAGCACCCTGCAGGCCGAAGAGTGGTTCCGCG TGAGGCTGGACAAGCTCTCGGAGGTTGCCAAGGTGAACACGGATGCCATCCGCTTGGCTCAGGAGGAGATCTGCGAGTACCGCCGCCAGCTCCAGTCCAAGACCACCGAGCTCGAAGCCCTCAAAGGGACCCAGGAGTCActggagaggcagagacagGACTCGGAGGAACGCCATCATGCAGATGTCCTGTCCTACCAG GAAACCATCCAGCAGCTTGACAGCGAGCTGAGGAACACCAAGTGGGAGATGGCAGCTCAGCTCAGGGAGTACCAGGATCTGCTCAATGTCAAAATGGCTCTGGACATTGAAATTGCTGCCTATAG AAAGCTCTTGGAAGGGGAGGAATATCGGATCGAGTCTGGCTTTGGGATGGTCTCTTTCCCCGAGGTGGTTCCCAAGGCTCCCAGCATCACTGCCAACATCAAGGTGAAGAGTGAGGAGAAGATCAAGGTAGTGGAAAAATCTGAGAAGGAGACGGTGATTGTGGAGGAGCAGACAGAGGAAATCCAGGTGACTGAGGAGgtcacagaggaggaggaggcagctgagAAAGAGGCTGAAGAGgagaaagctgaagagaaggaggaagaagaagaggagaaacctGAAGCAGAGGGTGAAGGGGAGGCCAAGTCTCCTGCAAAAGAGGAGGCCAAGTCCCCAGAGAAACCTGAGTCTCCCTCAAAGGAGGAGGCCAAGAGCCCGGCTGTCAAGTCCCCAGAAAAACCTGCAACCCCCTCAAAGGAAGAGGCCAAGAGCCCGGCTGTCAAATCCCCAGAAAAGCCTGCAACCCCCTCGAAAGAGGAGGCCAAGAGCCCGGCTGTCAAATCCCCAGAAAAGCCTGCAACCCCCTCGAAAGAGGAGGCCAAGAGCCCGGCTGTCAAATCCCCAGAAAAGCCTGCACCCCCCTCGAAAGAGGAGGCCAAGAGCCCGGCTGTCAAATCCCCAGAAAAGCCTGCACCCCCCTCAAAAGAGGAGGCCAAGAGCCCGGCTGTCAAATCCCCAGAAAAGCCTGCACCCCCCTCGAAAGAGGAGGCCAAGAGCCCGGCTGTCAAATCCCCAGAAAAGCCTGCAACCCCCTCGAAAGAAGAGGCCAAGAGCCCGGCTGTCAAATCCCCAGAAAAGCCTGCACCCCCCTCGAAAGAGGAGGCCAAGAGCCCGGCTGTCAAATCCCCAGAAAAGCCTGCAACCCCCTCGAAAGAAGAGGCCAAGAGCCCGGCTGTCAAATCCCCAGAAAAGCCTGCAACCCCCTCGAAAGAAGAGGCCAAGAGCCCGGCTGTCAAATCCCCAGAAAAGCCTGCAACCCCCTCAAAGGAAGAGGCCAAGAGCCCTGTGGTGAAGTCCCCAGAGAAACCCGCACCCCCCTCAAAAGAGGAGGCCAAGACCCCAGCGATGAAGTCCCCAGAGAAACCTGCACCCCCATCAAAGGAGGAGGCCAAGACCCCGACAGTGAAGTCCCCTGAGAAACCCTCACCCCCCTCGAAAGAGGAGGCCAAGACTGCAGCTGTCAAATCCCCAGAGAAACCTACACCCCCCTCAAAGGAGGAGGCCAAGACCCCAGCTGTGAAGTCCCCCGAGAAAGTCAAATCTCCTGTGAAGGAGGAGGCCAAGTCTCCGCAGAAGGAAGTGGCCCCGGCCAAGGAGCCCACCCCCTCGCCTCCAAAGGAGCCGAAAGCCCCTGCAAAGGAAGAGCAGCCCAAGGAGGTGAAGGCTCCTTCCAAGCCTGGAGCTGAGGAGGGCAGGAAAGAGGAAGCTCCCAAGAAAGATGTCCCAGCCAAGGTGGAGGAGAAGCCCAAAGAGAAGGCGGCTGCTGTGCCAGAGCCTCCGGCCCCACAGGTGAAGGAGACCACCAAGCCGGGCCCCAAACCTGCGGaagaaggaaaggctgagaagaaGGCTCTGCCAAAACCTCAGCAGGAGGTCAGCAAAGCGGCTGCAAAGGAGGCTGAGAAGCCAAAGGCTGAGGAGAAGGCGGAGGAGCCCAAGAAGGAGAAGGCGGAGGAGCCCaagaaggagaag gcagaggagcccaaagctaaagcaaaacccaaagatGAACCCAAAGCCAGTAAAGAGCCCCCCAAGGCCGAGGCCCCCTCCAGCAAGGAGGCCAAAGCCCCAGAGCCGGCACCCACCACAGGGAAGAAGTGA